DNA from Sulfurimonas gotlandica GD1:
TTTAGCGGTTTTGGAGAGTTGATTCAAGAAATACATCCAGCACTTTTAAAAGACGGTGTAATGAGCCCAGGGGGAACAACAGCTGCCGGTTACGGAGCTTTAGAAGATGGGAATGTCAGAAGTGCTTGTATGGATGCGATTGAAAAAGCTTATAAAAGAGCACTAGAGTTATAAAAACTTTAGTATCTCTTTTTCTATATCTTCTTTTTCTATAACAGAATCATGAACTATTTTTTTGTTAAATAACTCATTTATCATAGATGGTATTTCTACATTTGCTGTTTTAGAGATAGACTCTAAAGCTACTATATCTTGTGTATCTTCTTCACCAGTCAGAGCATTTGCGATTACAGGAGAAAATTTTGTCCACTCTGCAGTTGAGTAAATGATTGTTGGTATATCTTTAGTTGCACATGACTCATAAGCTTTAAAACATGTTGCAGTGTGAGGATCCATCAAGTAACCGTTATTAAAAGTATCTTTTATATACATTTTACCTTCATCATCACTACAAAAATCAGCTACAAATATCTCTTGCAGTTGAATAAGTTCTTGAGAAGTCAATGTGTATATTTTTTTTGTATCAAGGTCATGCATTAGTTCTCTTGTTCTATCAGCTCCATATAGTCCATAAAGAACACGTTCAACATTGGAAGACTTTAAAATATCCATAGCAGGAGAAGTTGTTAAAACAAGTTCTTGGTCACGCATATCATACACACCAGTTTGTATAAGACGAGTTAGGATATTGTTCTCATTTGAAGCAATTATCAACTTTTCAACTGGAAGTCCCATAAGCATTGCATAATAACCACCTAGTACATTTCCAAAGTTTCCACTTGGCACGTTCAGATAAACTTTTTCTCCAATTTTAACCGCATCTTGTCTTACTAACTCTAAGTAGTTATGAATATGATAAATAATTTGGAAAATAATTCTTCCAAAGTTTACTGAGTTAGCAGCTGAAAGTGAAATATTTTTTTCATTTAGAGCTTCTTCAAAACTTGGAGATGAGAGAAGGTTTTTAAGAGCGCTCTGAGCATCATCAAAGTTACCCTTAATTCCTATAATTTTTAAGTTAGCAGCATCTTCCGTAACCATTTGAAGTCTCTGAACATCAGAAGTTCCATTTGCCGGATACATACAAACTACTTGAATATTTTTTTGATTTTTAAAAGTCTCTAATGCAGCCGGGCCTGTATCTCCGCTTGTTGCTGCTAAAATTAAATAGTTTTCGTCTCTTTTTTGAGCTACAGATGAAAGAATTTTACCAAACGGCTGAAGTGCCATATCTTTAAACGCACGAGTTGGTCCATGATATAGTTCACTTACATACAGCTTATCTTTTATTTTCACAACAGGCACAGGATTTGAAGCGTCATCAAACTTATCATATAAATTTAAAGCTTCATCAATAACACTCTGATCAATATCTATTTCAAAACGACTCAGTAGATCTGATGCTAACTCTTTGTATGAAGAGTTTAGATGTTTATTTAAAAACACTTCCCCTAATTCTGGTAACGTTTCTGGCACATAAAGACCACCAAAAGAAGCAATTGGGCTTAGTATTGCTTGGGAAAAAGTAACACTTGCCGGTTTGTTCTCATCACATCCACGAGTTTGAATAAAGTTCATATTTTTCTCTACTTAATTTTTTTGAAATTATATCTAAAAAATATCTCTAATCAGAATCTCCGTCATGCTTGAGAAACATTACAAATATACTAATGAGTAATAAGGTCGCTGTTATTTCATACCCTATAGCCCATACTATAAAGAATGCTGATACATCTAGTAATTTAAAATTAGCAAAATCAGCCCCGGCTATTGTGAAAAATAAAAAAATTGTGCCAACAAGGTATGGAATACCAACGATATAAAAAGTATATATTAGTGGCTCTAGGCCTTCAGGAACATAAAGATAATCTTTAAAATTTACTTCTTGTTTAGTAAAACTAGTAGGTTTTTTCTTTTTTGGAGATTTTTTCTTTTGCTCTGCACGGAGTATCTGATTATAGTAAATCATATTGTGCTGGTCGTTTTCAAACTCCATAACAGGCTCTCTTTCAATAAAATTATTAATTATTAATTTTTATTTTTTATTATATTACACTATCATAACTAAAAAATTATTAATCTTTTTTTAACTTATTATATCACTTTTTCTTATTGAAAGAGTCTTATTGGATTAATGTGGTAAGATTTTTGAGTTACCTCAAATATTAGCTCATTACTTACCCTGCCAATCGTATAACCTTTTTTAATTTTCATACCCTTTTTAATATTTGGTGATATTTGAGAAAGATTTGCATAAATTGTATGAAGACCATTCGTATGTTCTACAATTACTATATTATCAAGAACTGCAGTTTTATCAGCATATATAACTTTACCGTTAAATACAGTCTTAACTTTTGTATTTTCACTATCTGGCTTTAATGAAATAGATTCATTGAATACTTTTATTCCATAAATAGGATCAGTATACGTTCCATATCTTTTAGTTATTGTATAAGGATCAAATGGCGCAATTGTCTTATCTCCAACGTACTCTTTTGTTTTTACGTCTTGATAACTACTGCCATGTCTTTTAACTTTTGGAAGACTACTGTCTGAGACTATTTTTTGGGAATCAAATGCTTTTCTTCTCTCTTCTTGCTCTTTAGCTTTGTTAAGTTCATCCACTTTTATTATGTTCAATTTAGCTAGTGTCTTTTTAAGAGCATCTTGTTTTTCAAGAAGTTTTTTTAACTCTATTTTATATGAATTTTTTGCTATTTCAAGCTTTTTTAAAGCCAAAATATTCTTTTTTTGAGTGTTTAGTAAGTCTTTTCTTTTAGTATCTATATTTGCAATTTCAACTTCTAAAAAACTTGCATGAGTATTTAAAACATCAATATTTTTAGAGTTATCATAAAATTTTCTATTTAACTCATCAACCTTTTTCTTTGAATTGTCCAACATAACTTTGAGGACTTCAAACTCTACTAGTGATTCTTCACTTGCAGCTATTTCTTCTTCTAAAATAATTGATAAAGATACACTCTGCGCTATTGTAAATACAAGTTCTTCTTCCAATTTTTCTTGTGTAGATTTTAAGTCATTTTGAACTTTTTTAAGATCTTTTAGCTGAATAGTATTTTCGTTATGGCTACTCTCTTTTTCACTAAGTTCTTTTTTAAGAGAATCTAAGTGCTTTTGTTGAATATCTATTTCTCTTTTTTGTTTTAAAATTGCGTTTGCTGTCTCTTCCATCTTCTTATTTATGTTTAAATAACTCTGCGAAAAAGAGTTGAGTTTAGTGCTAGTCTGCTTTATATTTGCATCTACACTACTGTTTGCCAGTAAATATCCAAATGCTAAATTAAAAATTAAAAATAGACGAATCATACCTCTTCTTTGTGTCCTAAGACTATTAGAGACGCAAGTAAAATCGATAATACTATTGCCGCGCCAAAAAGAAGTGCTGAGTCATTTATAATATCGTATATGACTACATCAATACCTATATTAGTAAATTGTTCTTTAACCCATATAGATGATGATATATACACAAATAAACCAAATGCTAAAAAGCTTGCAATTATTGCATCAACAATTGCAAGTCTAAAAAGTACAGCTGAACGCAGCCAAACAGGCGCACCAAATAATCCCATAATACTCATGCGCTCACTATGCTTAAACTGCCAAATACGCAACTCTTTAAAGATAAGAAGTGTTGTGACTACAAATACTACTATTGCAAACAGCGAGACTACATTTTTAAATAGCAGTAATAGCTTATAGGTTGTGTCATGATTATGAGAAAAATCTTCAACTTTTGTGATTGATTT
Protein-coding regions in this window:
- the thrC gene encoding threonine synthase — translated: MNFIQTRGCDENKPASVTFSQAILSPIASFGGLYVPETLPELGEVFLNKHLNSSYKELASDLLSRFEIDIDQSVIDEALNLYDKFDDASNPVPVVKIKDKLYVSELYHGPTRAFKDMALQPFGKILSSVAQKRDENYLILAATSGDTGPAALETFKNQKNIQVVCMYPANGTSDVQRLQMVTEDAANLKIIGIKGNFDDAQSALKNLLSSPSFEEALNEKNISLSAANSVNFGRIIFQIIYHIHNYLELVRQDAVKIGEKVYLNVPSGNFGNVLGGYYAMLMGLPVEKLIIASNENNILTRLIQTGVYDMRDQELVLTTSPAMDILKSSNVERVLYGLYGADRTRELMHDLDTKKIYTLTSQELIQLQEIFVADFCSDDEGKMYIKDTFNNGYLMDPHTATCFKAYESCATKDIPTIIYSTAEWTKFSPVIANALTGEEDTQDIVALESISKTANVEIPSMINELFNKKIVHDSVIEKEDIEKEILKFL
- a CDS encoding murein hydrolase activator EnvC family protein, which gives rise to MIRLFLIFNLAFGYLLANSSVDANIKQTSTKLNSFSQSYLNINKKMEETANAILKQKREIDIQQKHLDSLKKELSEKESSHNENTIQLKDLKKVQNDLKSTQEKLEEELVFTIAQSVSLSIILEEEIAASEESLVEFEVLKVMLDNSKKKVDELNRKFYDNSKNIDVLNTHASFLEVEIANIDTKRKDLLNTQKKNILALKKLEIAKNSYKIELKKLLEKQDALKKTLAKLNIIKVDELNKAKEQEERRKAFDSQKIVSDSSLPKVKRHGSSYQDVKTKEYVGDKTIAPFDPYTITKRYGTYTDPIYGIKVFNESISLKPDSENTKVKTVFNGKVIYADKTAVLDNIVIVEHTNGLHTIYANLSQISPNIKKGMKIKKGYTIGRVSNELIFEVTQKSYHINPIRLFQ